In Flavivirga abyssicola, the following are encoded in one genomic region:
- a CDS encoding heavy-metal-associated domain-containing protein: MNITLEIQNLKCGGCSNTITNKLSDLENISDVITNNEEHTVSFSYENEKALLKAKQVLHKIGYPIVGEKNALTTKAKSFVSCAIGRMNS; encoded by the coding sequence ATGAATATAACTTTAGAAATACAAAACCTTAAATGTGGTGGGTGCTCAAATACCATTACCAATAAGTTATCTGATTTAGAAAATATTAGTGATGTAATAACTAATAACGAAGAACACACCGTTTCTTTTTCCTATGAAAACGAAAAAGCATTATTGAAAGCTAAACAAGTATTACATAAAATTGGTTATCCTATTGTTGGAGAAAAAAATGCGTTAACTACAAAAGCAAAATCTTTTGTTAGTTGTGCTATTGGTAGAATGAACAGCTAA
- a CDS encoding MBL fold metallo-hydrolase → MKIEQIYTGCLAQGAYYIESNGEVAIIDPLRETQQYVDKAKKENAEIKYIFETHFHADFVSGHVDLAKKTGATIVFGPGAETDYDAYIATDNEAFKIGNITIKVLHTPGHTLESSTFLLIDEKGDNHAIFSGDTLFLGDVGRPDLAIKSDLTKEDLAGMLYESLRNKIMPLEDNIIVYPAHGAGSACGKNLSKETVGILGDQKKTNYALRADMTKEEFVEEVLDGIAPPPQYFAKNAMMNKSGYDNFETVLQKGDTELAPEVFEAIANQEDALVLDVRTEKEFVEAHIPNSIFIGIHGGFAPWVGALITDLKQPILLVTPEGKEKETVTRLSRVGYDNTLGYLKGGIKAWKDAGKDIETIESISVDEFSNRFKNGPINILDVRKDGEYKSEHLDSDAVQHFALDYINDNMNAIDTSKTYHIHCAGGYRSVIAASILKARGFDVIDIAGGFGAIKNSDLPTTAFICPSTL, encoded by the coding sequence ATGAAAATAGAACAAATTTATACAGGATGTTTAGCTCAAGGAGCTTATTATATAGAATCTAATGGTGAAGTTGCTATTATTGATCCATTACGTGAAACACAACAGTATGTTGATAAAGCTAAGAAAGAAAATGCAGAGATTAAATATATTTTCGAGACTCATTTTCATGCCGATTTTGTTTCCGGACATGTCGATTTAGCAAAAAAAACAGGAGCGACTATTGTTTTTGGTCCTGGAGCCGAAACTGATTATGATGCTTATATTGCAACAGATAATGAAGCGTTTAAAATTGGAAATATTACTATTAAGGTATTACACACTCCTGGGCATACTTTGGAGTCTTCAACATTTCTTTTAATTGATGAAAAAGGAGACAATCATGCTATTTTTAGTGGAGACACCTTGTTTTTAGGAGATGTAGGGCGTCCAGATTTAGCAATAAAATCAGACTTGACAAAAGAAGACTTAGCAGGCATGTTATATGAATCTCTACGCAACAAAATCATGCCACTAGAAGATAACATTATTGTATACCCTGCTCACGGTGCTGGTTCTGCATGTGGTAAAAATTTAAGTAAAGAAACCGTTGGAATTTTAGGAGATCAGAAAAAAACCAACTACGCTTTAAGAGCAGATATGACAAAAGAAGAGTTTGTTGAAGAAGTTTTAGATGGTATTGCTCCACCTCCACAGTATTTTGCTAAAAATGCGATGATGAATAAATCTGGGTATGATAATTTTGAAACTGTTCTGCAAAAAGGAGATACAGAACTAGCTCCAGAAGTATTTGAAGCTATCGCAAACCAAGAGGATGCTTTAGTTTTGGATGTTAGAACCGAAAAAGAATTTGTAGAAGCTCATATCCCAAATTCCATTTTTATTGGAATACATGGTGGATTTGCACCATGGGTTGGTGCTTTAATTACAGATTTAAAACAACCTATTCTACTTGTTACGCCAGAAGGGAAAGAAAAAGAAACCGTAACTCGATTATCTAGAGTGGGCTATGATAATACCTTAGGATACCTAAAAGGCGGTATAAAAGCATGGAAAGATGCTGGTAAAGATATTGAAACTATTGAGTCTATTTCTGTCGATGAATTTTCTAATCGTTTTAAAAACGGTCCAATTAATATACTTGACGTTAGAAAAGATGGCGAATATAAATCGGAGCATCTAGATAGTGATGCTGTGCAACATTTTGCATTAGATTATATAAATGATAATATGAATGCTATTGATACATCTAAGACCTACCATATACATTGTGCAGGTGGATATCGTTCTGTTATTGCAGCATCTATTTTAAAAGCCAGAGGGTTTGACGTAATAGACATTGCCGGTGGTTTTGGAGCGATTAAAAACTCGGATTTACCAACGACTGCTTTTATTTGCCCATCAACTTTATAA
- a CDS encoding sulfite exporter TauE/SafE family protein yields the protein MDSTQLLGYIGALIVGLVLGLIGGGGSILTVPLLVYLLGYNPVIATAYSLFVVGTSSMVGTYQKYKEGLVDFKTGLAFSFPSFIAVYLSRRYLVPGIPDTLFSFGNYALTKEMSIMIFFAIIMLLASYSMIKKGKNTDAVSYAQPYYKTFVQGLIIGTVTGLIGAGGGFLYVPALVVWANIPMKKAVGTSLIIVTINSLIGFIGDVQTLEIEWVFLLSFTLISIIGIILGVFISKFISGKKLKKSFGFFVLIMAVYIIYKELK from the coding sequence ATGGACTCCACACAACTCTTAGGATATATTGGAGCTTTAATTGTTGGATTGGTTTTAGGTTTAATCGGTGGTGGCGGTTCTATACTTACTGTACCGTTACTCGTATACCTTTTAGGCTATAACCCAGTTATCGCCACTGCTTATTCCCTTTTTGTGGTAGGTACTTCTTCTATGGTAGGTACATATCAAAAATATAAAGAAGGATTGGTCGACTTCAAAACCGGATTAGCTTTTTCATTCCCATCGTTTATTGCTGTTTATTTATCCAGACGTTATTTAGTTCCAGGTATTCCGGATACGCTTTTTAGTTTCGGCAATTATGCGCTCACTAAAGAAATGAGTATTATGATATTTTTTGCTATTATCATGTTACTCGCTTCATATTCTATGATAAAAAAAGGAAAAAACACTGATGCTGTTTCATATGCTCAACCGTATTACAAAACATTCGTACAAGGTTTAATTATTGGAACTGTTACCGGGCTTATTGGTGCTGGGGGTGGTTTTCTATATGTTCCAGCTTTGGTTGTTTGGGCCAACATCCCAATGAAAAAAGCAGTAGGCACTTCATTAATTATTGTAACTATCAATTCTCTAATTGGTTTTATAGGAGATGTTCAAACTTTAGAAATTGAATGGGTATTTCTTCTTTCTTTTACTTTAATTTCTATCATAGGGATTATTTTGGGTGTTTTTATTTCAAAGTTTATAAGTGGAAAGAAACTCAAAAAAAGCTTTGGTTTTTTTGTTTTAATAATGGCTGTTTATATTATTTATAAAGAGCTTAAATAG
- a CDS encoding DUF6691 family protein produces MKYLKFLLIGIFFGIVLVKSEAVSWYRIYEMFRFQSFHMYGIIGTAIASGVLFLQISKRGTIKSIKGADIFVPKKEKGITRYIVGGIIFGLGWALIGACPGPMYILLGTGVYSMIIVISAAILGTYVYGALKDKLPH; encoded by the coding sequence ATGAAATATCTAAAATTTTTATTGATTGGCATTTTCTTCGGAATTGTTTTAGTGAAATCTGAAGCTGTTTCGTGGTATAGAATATACGAGATGTTTAGATTTCAATCATTTCATATGTATGGCATTATAGGTACCGCGATTGCTTCTGGAGTCTTATTTCTTCAAATATCGAAAAGAGGCACTATAAAGAGTATTAAAGGAGCCGATATTTTTGTTCCCAAAAAAGAAAAAGGAATCACAAGGTATATAGTTGGTGGTATTATCTTTGGACTTGGCTGGGCACTTATTGGTGCGTGCCCTGGTCCTATGTACATTCTATTAGGCACAGGTGTATATAGCATGATCATAGTAATTTCCGCAGCAATTTTAGGCACATATGTATACGGAGCCTTAAAAGACAAACTCCCTCATTAA
- a CDS encoding YeeE/YedE family protein, whose product MEYILNPWPWYVSGPLIAVVMALLLYFGKTFGMSSNLRTMCSIMGAGKTASFFKFNWKAQIWNLIVVLGAIIGGFIATQYLSNDSLTDLNPTTVVELQNMGFENSGATLVPNEMYSIEALITPKGLLILILGGLLVGFGTRYAGGCTSGHAITGLSSLQKPSLIAVIGFFIGGLIMTNFILPLIF is encoded by the coding sequence ATGGAATACATTTTAAATCCTTGGCCATGGTATGTATCTGGCCCACTAATTGCCGTAGTCATGGCATTATTACTCTATTTTGGCAAGACATTTGGTATGTCCTCTAATCTTAGAACCATGTGTTCGATCATGGGAGCTGGAAAAACAGCCTCTTTTTTTAAATTTAACTGGAAAGCACAAATATGGAACTTAATTGTTGTACTTGGTGCCATTATTGGTGGTTTTATTGCAACTCAATACTTATCCAACGATAGTCTAACTGACTTAAATCCGACAACTGTTGTTGAACTTCAAAATATGGGATTTGAAAATTCAGGTGCCACATTAGTTCCTAACGAGATGTACAGTATTGAAGCCTTAATCACTCCTAAGGGATTACTCATTCTAATTCTAGGTGGTTTATTGGTTGGTTTTGGCACACGCTATGCAGGTGGTTGTACCTCAGGACATGCTATAACAGGACTTAGTAGTTTACAAAAACCATCATTAATAGCTGTCATAGGTTTTTTTATTGGTGGTTTAATTATGACAAATTTTATTTTACCCCTAATTTTTTAA
- a CDS encoding Crp/Fnr family transcriptional regulator, whose product MGKELLYQKFNHILDDTLISEIEKVGTISTFLKDDIIIDINQPLQYIPLLLSGNIKILREDNDGNELLIYFLEAGETCTMSLTCCMGTSKSKIRAVAEKDSSLIMIPVQNMQAWFHNNESWRNFILESYQTRFDEMLEAIDNLAFMKMDERLYKYLINKVKLHTSKTIIAKHQDIAEDLHTSRVVISRLLKQFENENKIKLSRNKIEVLL is encoded by the coding sequence ATGGGAAAGGAATTATTATATCAAAAGTTTAATCATATTTTAGATGACACACTTATATCTGAAATCGAAAAAGTGGGTACAATAAGTACGTTTTTAAAAGATGATATTATTATAGACATTAATCAACCATTACAATATATACCGCTTTTATTAAGTGGAAATATTAAAATACTTCGAGAAGATAATGATGGTAACGAATTACTTATTTATTTTTTAGAAGCGGGAGAAACTTGTACCATGTCACTTACTTGTTGTATGGGGACTTCTAAAAGTAAAATTAGAGCTGTTGCCGAAAAAGATTCAAGCCTCATTATGATTCCCGTTCAGAATATGCAAGCATGGTTTCATAATAACGAAAGTTGGCGAAATTTTATATTAGAAAGTTACCAAACACGTTTTGATGAAATGTTGGAAGCTATAGACAATCTTGCTTTTATGAAAATGGATGAGCGTCTTTACAAATACCTAATCAATAAAGTTAAACTTCACACATCTAAAACTATTATTGCAAAACATCAAGATATCGCCGAGGATTTACATACATCACGTGTTGTTATTTCCAGGCTTTTAAAACAATTTGAAAACGAAAATAAGATAAAGCTTAGCAGAAATAAAATTGAAGTTTTATTATAA